In the genome of Gloeotrichia echinulata CP02, one region contains:
- a CDS encoding DUF3368 domain-containing protein, which produces MADSLRGFAISPAINTSPLIFLTKGGFLHLLQIVSPEIIVPQAVATEIQAYGQTDLTAMALAATSWLVVVATPPVPPIIQSWDLGPGESAVLTWAYVNTGTEVILDDLAARRCAVALGIPVRGTLGIVLTAKQRGAIPAARPVLEQLRLCGMYLSDRVMNQALALVGE; this is translated from the coding sequence GTGGCTGATAGTTTACGTGGCTTCGCCATAAGTCCTGCAATTAATACCTCTCCACTGATTTTTTTGACCAAGGGTGGCTTTCTCCACCTGTTGCAGATAGTCAGTCCAGAAATTATTGTCCCCCAAGCTGTCGCTACTGAAATTCAAGCATACGGGCAGACAGACCTAACTGCAATGGCGCTGGCGGCAACTTCCTGGCTGGTAGTGGTTGCTACACCCCCTGTTCCACCAATTATTCAGAGTTGGGATTTAGGCCCTGGTGAATCAGCTGTGTTAACGTGGGCTTATGTAAATACTGGCACTGAGGTAATACTGGATGACTTAGCCGCCCGTCGTTGTGCAGTAGCTTTGGGAATTCCAGTTCGGGGAACTCTAGGTATAGTTCTTACCGCCAAACAACGGGGAGCAATTCCAGCAGCGCGTCCGGTTTTAGAACAACTGCGCCTCTGTGGAATGTATTTGTCCGACCGAGTGATGAATCAAGCACTGGCATTAGTAGGGGAATAA
- a CDS encoding transposase yields the protein MKTTYQYQVYPDTNQKIELNEWLRISRYWYNRQLGERFSWWQNNHLQLKAFPFWKDTFPGLFERPSYYSQKLQLPEIKKDFIKVMHSGELLDFSRVDSTVLQDICKRVDKAFERFIVGDKKGKRSGKPRFKTAASFGTMTFASAKDDWIKLVRKNWLYLRLPKLGVVQVRMHRPLPSGFKLKQISVTKKVDGWYIQMCLEDTSVPDFNRLLRV from the coding sequence ATGAAAACAACTTACCAGTATCAGGTTTACCCAGATACTAATCAAAAGATAGAGCTTAACGAGTGGTTAAGAATATCTCGTTATTGGTACAACCGACAATTGGGTGAGCGGTTTTCATGGTGGCAGAACAATCACTTGCAGCTAAAAGCGTTTCCTTTTTGGAAAGACACTTTCCCTGGTTTATTTGAGCGGCCAAGTTACTACTCTCAAAAGTTGCAATTACCAGAAATAAAGAAAGATTTTATCAAGGTAATGCATAGTGGAGAGTTACTAGATTTTTCTCGTGTTGATTCAACTGTTTTGCAAGATATTTGTAAGCGAGTTGATAAGGCTTTTGAAAGGTTTATAGTTGGTGATAAAAAGGGTAAGCGTTCGGGTAAGCCACGTTTTAAAACAGCAGCTAGTTTTGGCACAATGACTTTTGCAAGTGCTAAAGATGATTGGATTAAACTAGTTCGGAAAAACTGGTTATATCTAAGATTACCTAAATTGGGTGTTGTACAAGTCAGAATGCATCGACCTTTGCCCAGTGGTTTTAAACTTAAACAAATCAGCGTAACCAAAAAAGTAGATGGTTGGTATATCCAGATGTGTCTGGAAGATACCTCTGTACCTGATTTTAATCGGCTCTTGCGTGTATAG
- a CDS encoding DUF924 family protein, which produces MSQAKPILEFWFGHPDKSGYGKPKAVWFSKKPEFDQELVSRFHQDYHKAAAGHLDDWLDLPETCLALILLLDQFPRNMFRGTPQAFATDWEALSAAHHAVAQGYDRELLPVQRWFIYLPFEHSENLEHQRRGIKLFQQLSHDPESAAAIASAFRHMEIIQRFGRFPHRNSILGRTSTADEKEFLKQPGSAF; this is translated from the coding sequence ATGTCACAGGCAAAACCTATTTTGGAATTTTGGTTTGGTCATCCCGATAAATCGGGTTATGGCAAACCAAAGGCTGTTTGGTTTAGCAAAAAACCAGAATTTGATCAGGAACTGGTAAGTCGATTTCACCAAGATTATCACAAGGCAGCGGCGGGGCACTTAGATGATTGGCTCGATTTACCCGAAACCTGTCTGGCACTGATTCTGCTGCTAGACCAATTTCCCCGAAATATGTTTCGCGGTACGCCCCAAGCCTTCGCCACTGACTGGGAAGCATTGTCAGCGGCGCACCACGCTGTAGCACAAGGCTATGACCGCGAATTATTGCCTGTGCAACGTTGGTTTATCTATTTACCATTTGAACATAGCGAAAACCTGGAACATCAACGTCGCGGCATCAAGCTATTTCAACAACTAAGTCACGATCCTGAAAGTGCTGCTGCAATTGCCTCTGCGTTTCGTCATATGGAAATAATTCAGCGTTTTGGCCGCTTTCCTCATCGTAATAGCATTTTAGGACGCACCTCAACTGCAGACGAAAAGGAGTTTTTGAAGCAGCCAGGTTCTGCATTTTAA
- a CDS encoding type II toxin-antitoxin system PemK/MazF family toxin: MKRGEIYFANLSPSVGSEMDKRRPVLIVSNDANNNAATTVTILPLTSNVSRVYPFEVLLNPEDSGLSKPSKIQAQQIRTISKQRILGDAVGNLHTEFMELMVLAYLAC, from the coding sequence ATGAAACGTGGTGAAATTTACTTTGCTAACCTTAGCCCCTCTGTAGGTTCCGAAATGGATAAACGCCGTCCGGTGCTAATAGTCAGTAATGATGCTAATAACAATGCTGCTACTACGGTGACAATTTTACCGCTTACTTCTAATGTTAGTCGTGTTTATCCCTTTGAAGTGTTGCTAAATCCAGAAGATAGTGGTTTATCCAAACCTTCTAAAATTCAAGCCCAGCAAATACGGACAATTTCTAAACAACGAATATTAGGTGATGCTGTAGGTAATTTGCATACAGAATTCATGGAATTAATGGTTCTTGCGTACTTAGCGTGCTGA
- a CDS encoding DNA-processing protein DprA has translation MSHETAILQLIHTQGLGTSTLSRLLKVLAKEERSLEDFLSSSVNELVHHYRLKNEVVQALKTNSDQAEQLSEELHKRDIHVLVKETETYPNHLIQILKETAPPVLFAKGNLDILKDKAVGFSGSRKTSEKGLAIASNAAGILAESGINIVSGYASGTDLAAHRGALNAGGVTTFVLVEGIFNFRVKREISEYLSNENYLAISEFPPRTKWIARNAMQRNRTICGLSDAMIIVESGLDGGTFAAGETTLQLNLPLFVVDYAQPPQSAEGNRYFLNKGACPLRGNGEGKPNLKGLFQSLNQENGISSVKKHTNNSSPVLDLVTTENITDKAQTTTPAQPQPMSQTTQYPKRLIEVDLPIKRISAHARREKSIRHGHISTLHIWWARRPLAACRAIICAALWPDPADPLCPEAFVSTAKMLMLNWAKNHQKKASADSFNRLTTINKNPEFLDNPYELRRTLLDFIADFANWDNSTDADYLETTRNLTQTAHEALGGIPGTKPLVVDPFAGGGAIPLEALRVGADAFASDLNPVAVLLNKVVLEYIPKYGQKLADEVRKWGQWVKEEAEKELAEFYPKDADDATPIAYLWARTITCEGPGCGAEVPLIRSLWLAKKSNRSVALHIIPNPEDKRVDFEIIEKQKGKWVCSNKQEVEIKNPNFDGTVKKGSATCPCCGYTTPVASVRRQLKERQGGAADARLFAVVTTKSGRQGRFFRLPIEQDFEACCKASNELNNRKNSNKSISLVPDELLDLRGIRHTWSMIYGFDRWGNYFTSRQSLALVTLVRLVSEAGEKLSQVNERGFAIAVQTCLALAVSKSTDLNNSICTWRATSQAIDHLFSRQAIPMAWDFAEAVLTHNASGSWESMYNRSADGMESTILGGGEVSSNVEWSSATTHPLPDDAAHALITDPPYYDAVPYSYLSDFFYVWLRRSLEKIHSDIFTEPQVPKDAEIIVDRPHELSNSTKDIAFYEKELTKAFADGSRILHPDGIGTIVFASKTTSSWEAILKAVVDAGWIITGSWPIDTEMETRVAAQGQARLASSVHLVCRPRENPDGTLREEIGDWRDVLQELPQRIHEWMPRLAAEGVVGADAIFACLGPALEIFSRYSSVEKASGEQVTLKEYLEYVWAAVSKEALGMIFSGADATGFEEDARLTAMWFWTLSTGSTDNTNDSSETEADDEDDEETSSKSSKTSGYILEFDAARKIAQGLGAHLENLNRLVEVKGDKARLLPVSERTNYLFGKEEAQAPTKRKKKDVKQLSLFDIAGSNEDEDNDWGEKNVPQLGNTTLDRIHQSMILFAAGRSEALKRFLVEEGAGTDQRFWRLAQALSALYPNGTDEKRWVDGVLARKKGLGF, from the coding sequence ATGAGTCACGAAACAGCCATCCTCCAACTTATTCACACTCAGGGACTTGGTACAAGTACTCTCAGTCGTTTATTAAAGGTACTTGCTAAGGAGGAGCGTAGCTTAGAAGATTTTTTGTCGTCATCTGTCAATGAGTTAGTGCATCATTATCGCCTCAAAAATGAAGTAGTTCAAGCACTAAAAACTAATAGCGACCAAGCCGAACAATTATCAGAAGAATTACATAAACGAGATATTCACGTTTTAGTTAAAGAAACAGAAACATATCCCAATCATCTAATTCAAATTCTCAAAGAAACTGCACCTCCTGTTTTATTTGCTAAAGGTAATTTAGATATTCTTAAAGATAAAGCAGTCGGTTTTAGCGGTTCTCGAAAAACATCAGAAAAAGGATTGGCTATAGCAAGTAATGCTGCTGGAATCCTCGCAGAATCAGGTATTAATATTGTTAGCGGCTACGCCAGTGGAACAGACTTGGCGGCGCACCGTGGGGCTTTAAATGCTGGTGGTGTAACGACTTTTGTTTTAGTCGAAGGGATTTTTAACTTTAGGGTTAAAAGAGAAATTTCTGAGTATTTAAGTAATGAAAATTACCTTGCTATTTCTGAATTTCCGCCACGAACAAAATGGATAGCCCGCAACGCCATGCAGCGTAACCGCACCATTTGCGGATTATCAGACGCAATGATTATTGTGGAATCTGGATTAGATGGAGGTACGTTTGCAGCAGGAGAAACTACCCTACAATTAAATTTACCGTTGTTTGTGGTTGATTATGCCCAACCGCCTCAGTCAGCGGAAGGTAATCGTTATTTCCTGAATAAGGGTGCTTGTCCTCTACGGGGAAATGGAGAAGGAAAGCCGAATCTTAAGGGTTTGTTTCAGTCCCTAAATCAAGAAAATGGGATATCCTCTGTAAAAAAGCACACTAATAACTCAAGTCCTGTTTTGGACTTGGTGACAACAGAAAATATTACAGACAAAGCCCAAACTACCACGCCAGCGCAACCACAACCAATGTCACAAACGACACAATACCCCAAACGCCTCATCGAAGTTGACTTACCCATCAAGCGAATATCTGCCCATGCACGCCGAGAAAAATCTATTCGTCATGGACATATTTCTACCCTACATATTTGGTGGGCGAGGCGACCTTTAGCGGCGTGTCGGGCAATAATTTGTGCTGCATTATGGCCTGACCCTGCTGACCCTTTATGTCCAGAGGCGTTTGTTAGCACAGCCAAAATGCTAATGTTAAACTGGGCTAAGAATCATCAAAAAAAAGCTAGTGCTGATTCTTTTAATCGTTTAACAACTATTAATAAAAATCCCGAATTTTTAGATAACCCTTATGAGCTTCGCAGGACATTATTAGATTTTATTGCTGATTTTGCCAACTGGGACAACTCGACTGATGCAGATTATTTAGAAACCACTCGCAATTTAACACAAACTGCCCATGAAGCATTAGGCGGAATACCCGGAACTAAACCATTAGTTGTTGACCCCTTTGCTGGTGGTGGTGCGATACCTTTAGAAGCGTTGCGGGTGGGTGCGGATGCGTTTGCTTCTGACTTAAATCCTGTGGCGGTTTTGTTAAATAAAGTGGTGTTGGAATATATTCCGAAATATGGGCAAAAGTTGGCGGATGAGGTGCGAAAGTGGGGACAATGGGTTAAGGAAGAAGCAGAGAAAGAGTTAGCTGAATTTTATCCTAAAGACGCGGATGATGCGACACCTATTGCTTATCTTTGGGCGAGGACTATTACTTGTGAGGGGCCTGGTTGTGGTGCGGAAGTTCCATTGATTAGGTCGCTTTGGTTGGCGAAGAAAAGTAATCGTTCCGTGGCGTTGCATATAATTCCTAACCCGGAAGATAAGCGTGTAGATTTTGAAATTATTGAGAAGCAAAAAGGTAAATGGGTATGTTCTAATAAGCAAGAGGTAGAGATAAAAAATCCTAATTTTGATGGCACTGTGAAAAAAGGTTCTGCTACTTGTCCGTGTTGTGGTTATACAACTCCTGTAGCATCTGTGCGCCGACAATTAAAGGAACGTCAAGGGGGTGCTGCTGATGCACGATTGTTTGCAGTAGTGACAACTAAATCTGGACGGCAAGGAAGATTTTTTCGGCTACCAATTGAGCAAGATTTTGAAGCTTGCTGTAAAGCATCTAATGAATTAAACAACCGCAAAAATAGTAACAAATCAATATCATTAGTACCAGATGAACTTCTAGATTTACGAGGCATTAGACATACTTGGTCAATGATTTATGGTTTTGACCGTTGGGGTAATTATTTCACTTCTAGGCAGTCACTAGCTCTAGTAACTTTGGTAAGATTAGTCTCGGAAGCTGGAGAGAAATTAAGCCAAGTTAATGAAAGAGGATTTGCAATAGCAGTCCAAACTTGTCTAGCTTTAGCTGTTAGTAAATCCACAGACCTAAATAACTCTATTTGTACATGGCGAGCTACCTCTCAAGCCATTGATCACCTCTTTTCTCGTCAAGCAATACCTATGGCATGGGACTTCGCAGAAGCTGTTTTAACTCATAATGCCTCTGGATCTTGGGAATCAATGTATAACCGTTCTGCTGACGGAATGGAATCGACAATCTTAGGAGGCGGAGAGGTTAGTTCAAATGTAGAGTGGTCTTCTGCTACAACACATCCTCTTCCTGATGATGCAGCACATGCTTTAATTACTGACCCTCCATATTATGATGCTGTCCCATACTCTTATCTTTCTGACTTTTTCTACGTCTGGTTACGCAGAAGCCTGGAAAAAATCCATAGTGACATTTTTACAGAACCACAGGTTCCAAAAGATGCAGAGATTATTGTTGATCGTCCCCATGAATTAAGCAACTCTACTAAGGATATAGCGTTTTATGAAAAGGAACTAACAAAAGCTTTTGCTGATGGTAGCCGCATACTTCATCCTGATGGTATTGGCACTATAGTCTTTGCTAGCAAAACAACATCTAGTTGGGAAGCAATTCTAAAGGCTGTTGTAGACGCAGGATGGATCATAACAGGTTCATGGCCAATCGACACAGAGATGGAAACTCGCGTAGCTGCACAAGGACAAGCACGTCTTGCTTCATCTGTTCATCTTGTCTGCCGTCCCCGCGAAAATCCTGATGGCACTCTCCGCGAAGAAATCGGCGACTGGCGCGATGTGCTGCAAGAACTCCCCCAACGCATCCACGAATGGATGCCTCGCCTCGCCGCAGAAGGCGTAGTTGGCGCTGATGCCATCTTCGCCTGTCTTGGCCCCGCCCTTGAAATCTTCTCCCGCTACTCCAGCGTCGAAAAAGCCAGCGGCGAACAAGTCACCCTCAAAGAATACCTCGAATACGTCTGGGCAGCAGTCTCCAAAGAAGCCCTTGGCATGATTTTCTCCGGTGCAGATGCCACAGGCTTTGAAGAAGATGCCCGCCTCACCGCCATGTGGTTTTGGACACTCTCCACTGGTAGCACTGATAACACCAACGACAGCAGCGAAACCGAAGCCGACGACGAAGACGATGAAGAAACTTCTAGTAAATCCAGCAAAACTAGCGGCTACATCTTAGAATTTGATGCAGCCCGAAAAATCGCCCAAGGACTCGGCGCACATCTAGAAAATCTCAACCGCCTAGTGGAAGTCAAAGGCGACAAAGCCCGACTCCTCCCTGTATCAGAACGCACCAACTACCTTTTTGGCAAAGAAGAAGCCCAAGCCCCTACCAAACGGAAAAAGAAAGATGTTAAACAACTCAGCCTCTTTGATATCGCTGGTAGCAATGAAGACGAAGACAATGATTGGGGAGAAAAAAACGTACCTCAATTGGGTAATACCACATTAGACCGCATTCACCAAAGTATGATTTTATTTGCAGCTGGACGCAGTGAAGCCCTCAAACGCTTTTTGGTAGAAGAAGGGGCTGGCACAGACCAACGCTTTTGGCGATTAGCCCAGGCTCTCTCAGCATTGTACCCCAACGGTACAGATGAAAAACGCTGGGTGGATGGTGTATTAGCCAGAAAGAAAGGACTCGGTTTCTAA
- a CDS encoding UPF0175 family protein codes for MTKIDIDLPPEIFSARRLPPDDFVRDMRLAAAIYWYQKGEVSQEKAAQIAGLNRRDFLAALAREQVDVFTVDFDDLQQELNRG; via the coding sequence ATGACAAAAATAGACATAGACTTACCCCCAGAAATATTTTCAGCCCGTCGTCTTCCCCCAGATGACTTTGTGCGTGATATGCGCCTAGCTGCGGCTATCTACTGGTATCAAAAGGGTGAAGTTTCCCAGGAAAAAGCTGCCCAAATTGCAGGTTTAAACCGCCGCGATTTTCTTGCAGCCCTTGCCCGTGAGCAAGTAGATGTTTTTACTGTAGACTTTGATGACTTGCAACAAGAATTAAACCGTGGCTGA
- a CDS encoding DUF499 domain-containing protein, with amino-acid sequence MAALKPWYKIDGLTPREDLREGKPLDASEFAVHLDKVRDETAPPDYKEPARFFDRTYLTKYLTDLAAQVVRRLSGEKTETSAVFNLATQFGGGKTHALTLLYHLAKQGAAANNWTGVQKILQKAGVSSIPEAAVAVFVGTEFDSIQGRGGDDGTPLRKTPWGEIAYQLGGAEALAVLAEHEAEFIEPKGDVIRKFLPKDKPCLILMDEIINYVSTYRRKGFNNYLYNFIQSLSETARSLDNVVLVVSIPASEMEYTTEDEADEQRFKKMLDRVGKAIIMSAESETSEIIRRRLFEWEPGAVTADGRIILPKDAINTCNEYADWVVEHRASLPSWFPLDNAREAFYATYPFHPTVLSVFERKWQALPRFQRTRGVLRLLALWVSNAYQQGYKVADRDFLVSLGTAPLDDPQFRAAVFEQLGETRLEGAVTTDICGKRDSHAVRLDAEAVDVIKKARLHRKVTTTIFFESNGGCTRTEATIPEIRLAVAEPSLDIGNVETVLETLSTDCYYLSIEKNKYRFSLSPNLNKILADRRANVQAARISNRVRAEIQKVFLPSQGIQLNYFPENSSAVPNRPVLTLAILAPEHSLQDSETVKFVELMTREYGTSDRTFKSAIIWAIADSDTQLRDETRKLLAWEDIRDEERERLDDYQKRQLDENLKKAERDLKECVWRSYKNIALLGKDNKIRTVDLGMVTSSMARNMVELIVNRLRQDGDVEDSVSPRFIVRNWSPAFTEWSTKAVRDAFFASPLFPRLLNGDGVKEAIARGVRDGILAYVGKTGDAKYEPFQYQCSISAADVEISDDVFIITQETAEAYKKAESESVADTPTPSSQTINEETTTNTPATTVSITASSTNVVKDKTTPYVIDTATKPTEIITPPPSARVLKWNGAITPQKWMNFYTRVLSKFAANKDLKLTLNVSISVEGDVSTQKIEETKVALQELGLNGDIETDIDSG; translated from the coding sequence ATGGCAGCACTCAAACCTTGGTACAAAATTGACGGTTTAACCCCCCGTGAAGACTTGCGGGAAGGGAAACCTCTTGATGCTTCTGAGTTCGCTGTCCACCTCGACAAGGTACGAGACGAAACCGCCCCTCCTGATTATAAAGAACCAGCCAGATTTTTTGACCGTACTTATCTCACTAAATATTTAACCGACTTAGCTGCCCAAGTAGTGCGCCGTCTCAGCGGCGAGAAAACAGAAACCTCGGCAGTATTTAACCTCGCTACCCAATTCGGGGGCGGTAAAACCCACGCCCTCACCCTGCTTTATCACTTAGCCAAACAAGGTGCAGCAGCTAACAACTGGACGGGAGTCCAAAAAATACTGCAAAAAGCGGGAGTTTCCTCAATCCCAGAAGCAGCAGTTGCTGTTTTTGTTGGTACAGAATTTGATTCTATTCAGGGACGCGGTGGTGACGATGGTACACCCCTCCGCAAAACACCCTGGGGAGAAATTGCTTACCAGTTAGGCGGTGCAGAAGCTTTAGCTGTGCTTGCAGAACACGAAGCTGAATTTATTGAACCCAAAGGCGATGTTATCCGCAAATTTCTTCCCAAAGATAAACCCTGCCTGATATTAATGGATGAAATTATTAATTATGTTAGTACCTATCGCCGTAAGGGTTTTAATAACTACCTATACAACTTTATTCAGTCACTTTCGGAAACCGCGAGAAGTTTAGATAATGTGGTGTTAGTGGTTTCAATTCCCGCTTCTGAGATGGAATATACCACCGAGGATGAAGCGGATGAGCAACGTTTCAAGAAAATGCTCGATCGCGTGGGTAAAGCGATAATCATGTCCGCCGAGTCGGAAACCTCCGAAATTATTCGCCGTCGCCTGTTTGAATGGGAACCTGGCGCTGTCACCGCAGATGGCAGAATTATCTTACCCAAAGATGCAATTAACACCTGCAATGAATACGCCGATTGGGTAGTTGAACACCGCGCCTCACTTCCGAGTTGGTTTCCTTTAGATAACGCTCGTGAAGCATTTTACGCCACTTACCCTTTTCACCCCACAGTACTATCTGTATTTGAGCGCAAGTGGCAAGCCTTACCCCGTTTCCAACGCACCAGGGGAGTACTGCGACTTCTGGCACTGTGGGTATCAAATGCTTATCAGCAAGGATATAAAGTAGCAGACAGAGACTTTTTAGTTAGTTTAGGCACTGCACCACTGGATGACCCCCAATTTCGAGCCGCAGTATTTGAACAATTAGGCGAAACCCGTTTAGAAGGTGCAGTGACAACAGATATCTGTGGTAAAAGAGATTCCCATGCAGTGCGCTTAGATGCGGAAGCTGTGGACGTGATTAAAAAAGCACGGCTGCACCGCAAGGTAACAACAACCATATTTTTTGAATCTAACGGTGGTTGTACTCGCACAGAAGCCACAATTCCAGAAATTCGGCTAGCAGTAGCAGAACCATCCTTGGATATTGGGAATGTGGAAACCGTTTTAGAAACACTTTCCACTGACTGCTATTATCTCTCGATAGAGAAAAACAAATACCGATTTAGTCTATCTCCCAACTTAAATAAAATTCTGGCAGACCGTCGTGCTAATGTTCAAGCAGCCAGAATTAGCAACCGAGTCAGAGCCGAAATTCAAAAAGTTTTCCTTCCCAGTCAGGGAATTCAACTAAATTATTTTCCCGAAAATTCCAGTGCTGTTCCCAACCGCCCAGTGCTGACACTGGCTATACTAGCACCTGAGCATTCCCTGCAAGACAGCGAAACTGTCAAATTTGTGGAATTGATGACACGGGAGTATGGCACATCAGACCGTACTTTTAAGAGTGCCATAATTTGGGCGATCGCCGACTCAGACACCCAACTCAGGGACGAAACCCGTAAGCTATTGGCATGGGAAGACATCCGCGATGAAGAACGCGAACGTTTAGACGATTACCAAAAACGCCAATTGGATGAAAACCTCAAAAAAGCGGAACGTGACTTAAAAGAATGTGTGTGGCGTTCCTACAAAAATATTGCACTGCTAGGTAAAGATAACAAAATCCGCACTGTAGACTTAGGTATGGTAACATCCAGTATGGCACGGAATATGGTTGAGTTGATTGTCAACCGTTTGCGCCAGGATGGGGATGTTGAAGATAGCGTCAGCCCTCGCTTTATAGTACGCAACTGGTCGCCTGCATTTACAGAATGGAGTACCAAAGCTGTCCGTGATGCCTTTTTCGCTTCACCACTGTTTCCCCGATTGTTGAATGGGGATGGGGTAAAAGAGGCGATCGCCCGTGGTGTGAGAGATGGTATCCTCGCCTATGTTGGTAAAACTGGCGATGCTAAATATGAGCCGTTTCAGTACCAATGCAGCATTAGTGCTGCCGATGTAGAAATCTCTGATGATGTATTCATCATCACCCAGGAGACTGCGGAAGCTTACAAAAAAGCCGAATCGGAAAGTGTTGCTGACACGCCAACCCCATCATCTCAGACAATTAACGAGGAAACTACCACTAATACCCCTGCTACCACGGTCAGCATAACTGCTTCTAGTACCAATGTGGTGAAAGATAAAACCACCCCATATGTAATAGACACTGCTACTAAACCAACAGAAATTATTACCCCACCACCATCAGCGCGAGTGCTGAAATGGAATGGCGCAATTACACCTCAAAAGTGGATGAACTTCTACACAAGAGTTCTTAGCAAGTTTGCTGCGAATAAAGATTTGAAATTGACTTTAAATGTGTCAATTTCTGTTGAGGGAGATGTTTCAACTCAGAAGATTGAAGAAACTAAAGTGGCATTGCAAGAATTGGGACTAAACGGTGATATTGAGACGGACATAGATTCAGGGTAA
- a CDS encoding Nif11-like leader peptide family natural product precursor — protein MSLQQVNAFYDLLISEPEIYEQYYHKCCSRGFFGICHWDKTKIISFGATLGYSFTESELDELWFDSDEPSVADQALTLYASG, from the coding sequence ATGTCACTACAACAGGTGAATGCTTTTTATGACCTACTGATATCAGAGCCAGAGATTTACGAGCAATATTATCATAAATGCTGTAGCCGAGGCTTTTTCGGAATTTGTCATTGGGACAAAACTAAGATTATCAGTTTTGGTGCTACTCTCGGCTACAGCTTCACTGAAAGTGAGCTAGATGAATTATGGTTTGATAGCGACGAACCCAGCGTTGCTGACCAAGCACTCACTTTATATGCATCCGGGTAG
- a CDS encoding CopG family transcriptional regulator, which produces MQTEKISISLPTSLMQFVENYKISKGCKSRSQVIELALDLLRNQELEQAYREASAQNDPNWEITIGDGLTDETW; this is translated from the coding sequence ATGCAAACAGAAAAAATCTCAATTTCCTTACCAACATCTTTAATGCAGTTTGTTGAGAACTACAAAATTAGTAAGGGGTGTAAATCTCGTTCCCAAGTTATTGAATTAGCTTTAGATTTATTGCGAAATCAAGAATTAGAACAAGCATATCGAGAAGCATCAGCACAAAATGACCCAAATTGGGAAATAACTATTGGGGATGGACTCACAGATGAAACGTGGTGA